TGGACGCTCGGGATCGCCGGCGCGGTGCTCGCGGCGTTCTTCGTGTTCTTCCGCTTCTCGACGCTCGGCGTGGCGATGCGCGCGACCGCCTTCGACCAGGAGGCGGCGCTGGCGCAGGGCATCAGCGCCCGGCGGGTGTTCGCCGCGTCGTGGGCGATCTCGGCGGGCCTTGCCGCGCTGGCGGGCGTGACGCTCGCCGCCGGACCCGCCGCGCTCACGCCGTCGATCTCGGCGATCGCCCTCGTCGCCTTCCCGGCGATGATCGTCGGCGGGCTGGACTCCCCGGGCGGCGCGGTGGTCGGCGGCCTGCTCATCGGCGTGACCCAGTCGCTGACCTCGGGCTACCAGGAGGACGTCCTGCCGTGGGCGGGGCAGAACCTCGCCGCGGTCATGCCCTACGTCGTGATGGTCCTCATCCTGCTCGTGCGGCCCTACGGGCTGTTCGGCACGCGCGAGGTGCGGCGCGTCTGATGGCCCGCCCGTCGCGCACCCTCACCCGCCGCTACGAGGACGAGCTGCGGCTGTTCCGCACCCGCTGGTCGCAGGCCGGCCTGGTCGCGCTCGTCGCGCTCTGGGCACTGACGCCGTACGTCCTGGCCGACGACTTCTGGCTGTCGGTCCTCGACTACGCGGGCATCGCGGCGATCGGCGCCATCGGCCTGAACCTCCTGACGGGCTATGCCGGGCAGGTCTCGCTCGGCCACGCGGCGTTCCTCGGCGTCGGGGCCTACAGCGCGGGCTACCTGGGCTCGGAGCTCGAGCTGCCCTTCCTGCTGTGGCTGCCGGCGGCGGCGCTCATCGGCGGCCTGCTCGGCGCGGTGCTCGGCCCGTTCGCGCTGCGCCTCCGCGGCAACTACCTGGCGATCGTGACGCTCGGCCTCGTCTTCCTCGCCGAGCACGTCTTCCGCAACCTGCGCGACGTCACGGGCGGCAACTCGGGGCGCTCGGTCCAGGCGCCGCCCGAGGTCGGCCCGGTGGACTTCAGCGACCTGTCCTTCGGCGGCGAGTCGTTCTCGAACAACCAGGGCTGGTTCTGGCTGGTGTGGGGGCTCGTCGCGGTCGTCGCGCTCCTGGCCAAGAACATCTCGCGCACGCGGCCCGGCCGGGCGCTGCAGGCGGTCCGCGACCGCGACGTCGCCGCCGAGGTGATCGGGGTCCAGCTCGGGCGCACGAAGGTCTGGGCCTTCGCGATCTCCAGCGCGTTCGCCGCGCTGGCGGGCGGCCTGTACGGCTCCTACCAGCAGTTCGTCTCGCCGGACGAGTTCTCGCTGTTCCTGAGCATCCAGTACATCGCGATCATCATCGTCGGCGGGGTCGGGACGATCTTCGGCGCGGTGCTGGGCGCGCTGTTCCTCGGCGGCCTGCCGGGGATCATCGAGCGCTACTCGGACTCGATCCCCGGCGTCGCGACGAGCGCCGGCGGCGACGGGTTCATCAGCGTCTTCTCGCTCAACCAGGCGATCTTCGGCGCGCTCATCGTCGGCTTCCTGGTGCTCGAGCCGCGCGGGCTCGCCGCGCTCTGGCTGCGGGCGAAGGCGTGGTTCAAGGCGTGGCCGTTCGGCTACTGAGGTCAACCAGCAGGAGGAGGAGAGGGAGCATGAGGACGGTTCTGAGCAGGAGGAGGCTCGCCGCCGCGGCGGCGGCGCTCCTCGCCGCGGGCGGCCTGGCGGCCTGCGGCGGCGCGGACGACGACGAGGGCGGGGGCGGCGGCGGGACCGCGAGCTCCGGCGAGCCGGGCAAGGTGGCGGGCTTCGACGGCACGACGATCCGCGTGGGCGTCCTGACGCCGCTCACCGGGCCGGTGGCGGTCATCGGCAAGCCGCTGACCGCGGGCAACGAGGTCTTCTTCGACGCCGTCAACGCCAAGGGCGGCATCGCGGGCAAGTACAAGGTCGAGCTGGTCCAGGAGGACACGCAGTACCGGACCGACCTGACCGTCCAGAAGTACAACAAGCTCAAGTCCGACGTGGTGACGGTCGGGCAGGTGCTCGGCACGGCCAACACGCTGGCGATCGTGCCCCAGCTGCGCCGCGACGGGCTCATCGCCGCACCGGCGTCGCTCGACGGCCTCTGGGTGCGTGAGGAGACGCTGCTGCCGATCGGCGGCCCGTACCAGGTGCAGGCGATCAACGCCCTCGACCACTACGTCAACGAGGGCGGCGGCAAGGGCAAGAAGGTCTGCTCGTTCACCCAGGACGACGCCTACGGCGAGGCGGGCCAGCAGGGCCTCGAGTTCGGGGCCGAGAAGCTCGGCGTCTCGCTCGGGACCAACCAGAAGTTCAAGGTCGGCGACAAGGACGTCACCGGGCAGGTCCAGCGCCTGCGCTCGGCCGGCTGCGACATGGTCTTCCTCGTCGCGACGCCGACGGACGCCGGCACGATCTGGGGCACGGCGGCCAAGCTCGGCTTCGCGCCGCGCTGGGTCGGCCAGTCCCCGGCGTGGATCGACGAGCTCGGCGCCTCGCCGCTCAAGGACTACCTCGAGAAGACGGTGTGGATCGTCGCCGAGGGCACCGAGTGGGGCGACACGAAGGTGCCGGGCATGGCCAAGATGGTCGACGACGTCAAGCGCTACAAGCCCTCCCAGCAGCCTGACTACTACTTCGCCTTCGGCTACAACCAGGCGCGGGCGGTGGCGGGCGTGCTCGAGAAGGCCGTCCAGTCGGGCGACCTGTCCCACGACGGCATCAAGCAGGCGCTCGAGGGCCTCGGGACGTTCTCGTTCGACGGCCTGACCGGCGACTACCAGTACGGCCCGGCGGCCGACCGCGAGCCGCCGCGTTCGAGCACGATCTTCGAGGTCGACCCGGACAAGCCGTTCGGCCTTGGGACGCTGAAGTACAACGCGGAGAGCCCGCACGCCAAGGAGTTCACCTTCGAGAAGGCGGACCTCTAGGCGGGCGGTCCTGGCCGACCTCCGTCTCGCGCGCGCGTGTGCGCGCGCGAGACGAGGTGGTCGCGCCGCGGGTCGCGCCGCGCCTAGGCGGCCGGCGGCTGGCGCCGGCGCAGGAACGGCAGGCGCGTGATGTCGGCGTGCAGCCGGTCCAGCCGGCCGCCGAGGTCGTCGATGCCCGGGCCGAGGTCGTCGACGCCGCGGCGCATCAGGCCGACGTCCTCGGTCATGAGCTGCACGTCCTGGCGGACGGCCGCGAAGTCCTCGCGCAGCGCGTCGACGCCCTCCTCGAGGCGCAGGATCCCTTCGCGCATCGCGGTGGTGTCCTCGCGCATGCCGCGCAGGTCGCTGCGCATGCCGTCGAGCGAGCCGATCAGGCGCTCGATGAGACGGGGCAGCGCGACCAGCGGCTCGAGGGCGCTGCCCAGCGCCCGGGTCGGGTCCGGAAGCCGGGCCATCGGGATGATCCTACGGGGGCGTCGGACGCCCGCGCGTTCGGCCTACCCCACGAACGGCAGGCCGCTGAGGTCGTCGCGCAGCTGCTCGACGGCCTTGCGCACGTCGTGGAGGTCCTCGTCCATCGGGCGCACGTCCGTGGCCATGTCGCTGACCGTCGCCTGCAGCCCCTTGAAGCCCTCGCCCATCTCGGTGAGCCCGTCGCGCATCTCGCGGACGTCGTCGTGCAGGGCCTCCATCTGGCGCTGCAGCCGGTCGAGGCGCTCGGGCAGCGCGACGACCGCCTCGAGGGCGTGGACGGGGAGGGCGAGGAGGTCCAGCGGGCCGAGCATCGTGCACGGCGGCTGCCCGGCCTGGGTCGGCCCCGAACGGGACTGGGCGCGCCGCTGCTACCATCCCGCGCCGCATGCCGACGACGAGCCAGCTGATCCGCAAGG
The DNA window shown above is from Conexibacter sp. SYSU D00693 and carries:
- a CDS encoding branched-chain amino acid ABC transporter permease, which codes for MSEFLQLVFAGLALGARYALVALGFVIIYKATGVINFAQGGLVALGAYLAYAYNSVTLFALAVVLAALTAGLVGAAVERVVLRRMVGQPVFAVLMVTIGLLFVLEQVITAVWGYDALNLADPWGVDTVKAGEVVLAERDLWTLGIAGAVLAAFFVFFRFSTLGVAMRATAFDQEAALAQGISARRVFAASWAISAGLAALAGVTLAAGPAALTPSISAIALVAFPAMIVGGLDSPGGAVVGGLLIGVTQSLTSGYQEDVLPWAGQNLAAVMPYVVMVLILLVRPYGLFGTREVRRV
- a CDS encoding branched-chain amino acid ABC transporter permease, encoding MARPSRTLTRRYEDELRLFRTRWSQAGLVALVALWALTPYVLADDFWLSVLDYAGIAAIGAIGLNLLTGYAGQVSLGHAAFLGVGAYSAGYLGSELELPFLLWLPAAALIGGLLGAVLGPFALRLRGNYLAIVTLGLVFLAEHVFRNLRDVTGGNSGRSVQAPPEVGPVDFSDLSFGGESFSNNQGWFWLVWGLVAVVALLAKNISRTRPGRALQAVRDRDVAAEVIGVQLGRTKVWAFAISSAFAALAGGLYGSYQQFVSPDEFSLFLSIQYIAIIIVGGVGTIFGAVLGALFLGGLPGIIERYSDSIPGVATSAGGDGFISVFSLNQAIFGALIVGFLVLEPRGLAALWLRAKAWFKAWPFGY
- a CDS encoding ABC transporter substrate-binding protein — translated: MRTVLSRRRLAAAAAALLAAGGLAACGGADDDEGGGGGGTASSGEPGKVAGFDGTTIRVGVLTPLTGPVAVIGKPLTAGNEVFFDAVNAKGGIAGKYKVELVQEDTQYRTDLTVQKYNKLKSDVVTVGQVLGTANTLAIVPQLRRDGLIAAPASLDGLWVREETLLPIGGPYQVQAINALDHYVNEGGGKGKKVCSFTQDDAYGEAGQQGLEFGAEKLGVSLGTNQKFKVGDKDVTGQVQRLRSAGCDMVFLVATPTDAGTIWGTAAKLGFAPRWVGQSPAWIDELGASPLKDYLEKTVWIVAEGTEWGDTKVPGMAKMVDDVKRYKPSQQPDYYFAFGYNQARAVAGVLEKAVQSGDLSHDGIKQALEGLGTFSFDGLTGDYQYGPAADREPPRSSTIFEVDPDKPFGLGTLKYNAESPHAKEFTFEKADL